One stretch of Erpetoichthys calabaricus chromosome 14, fErpCal1.3, whole genome shotgun sequence DNA includes these proteins:
- the si:dkey-94l16.4 gene encoding uncharacterized protein si:dkey-94l16.4 isoform X6 — protein sequence METPAPEQADGLHLQPDISHSLPSAFELSRKLRDAPCNGNTLDALHMPFNKPNWYGINSGNKAVFQDPAPQNDQVQPDDAFSNTTVTLSYVNRSHIFSPHQSIGQLSPLCAPTVNGRLHAAPYEPNMPVSPQYEVPGRDQWDTSRGIWKDASAHESVPSSSKPGLALAESSVQTTCQKESDRALHRIEEAICQNGTAPATLCDHAGLQNNGHNHCESKSPLDEDEGDHMQNGMGDLVAEPWLDKATLNETVSAPASVCSSNPQGPSDAEDLGDGENISSLNDVESPVNGEYGTLITKEFPVPTTSDDKNGIGSGFTHTLNSSSPKDELDDVEAEAASTHENEPHFEEQGNISVVESCSPLLDDGARPLEVASSDLSVKDIEKCDPASVSSPMTDSPVAASEQTDLLNSLLQESIATDGQSSAPQDHEAKNCGSFTLNGKGRSQERALERKILPPRPRRGMRLEEIVQNITPSRHKACSVGSASTNRGKILEPQIPARCPGSEVTFSVQEFPSFDAAVCTEERPPENPSSSSESDVLAEARLLRSKPHTSDENDPKPFRGTVISKPIVSTLKGFRQKRAVCFRVHPSAPEPVKKVPRSTCEPEPVKKVLRSTCEPEPVKKVLRSPCEPEPAKKVLRSTAQPKPCTHSAISQQKNVSHQAVPIGPKKAWTKDA from the exons ATGGAGACTCCAGCACCTGAGCAGGCTGATGGTTTACATCTCCAACCAGACATTTCCCACAGCCTCCCGTCAGCCTTTGAACTTTCCAGAAAGCTCCGAGATGCACCTTGTAATGGAAACACACTCGATGCCCTTCACATGCCCTTCAATAAACCCAACTGGTATGGCATCAACTCGGGTAACAAGGCTGTCTTCCAGGATCCTGCCCCGCAGAATGACCAGGTCCAGCCGGATGATGCCTTTTCTAATACGACGGTCACCCTGTCTTACGTGAACCGGTCTCATATTTTTTCTCCTCATCAGTCCATAGGACAGCTTTCTCCTCTGTGTGCTCCAACGGTCAATGGGAGACTACATGCTGCCCCTTATGAGCCTAACATGCCCGTTTCACCTCAGTATGAAGTGCCTGGTAGAGATCAGTGGGACACAAGCAGAGGTATTTGGAAGGATGCGAGTGCTCATGAGTCGGTGCCAAGCTCAAGCAAGCCTGGCCTTGCGTTAGCCGAGTCCAGCGTGCAGACCACTTGCCAGAAGGAAAGTGACAGGGCTTTACATCGTATAGAGGAGGCCATCTGTCAGAATGGAACTGCACCTGCAACACTGTGTGATCACGCAGGCCTTCAGAACAACGGACACAATCATTGTGAAAGCAAATCTCCTCTTGACGAGGACGAGGGGGACCACATGCAGAATGGGATGGGTGATTTAGTCGCCGAGCCGTGGCTCGATAAAGCGACGCTGAACGAAACTGTCAGTGCACCAGCAAGCGTCTGCTCGAGTAACCCACAGGGCCCTTCAGATGCAGAAGACCTTGGAGACGGGGAGAACATTTCAAGCCTTAACGACGTTGAAAGCCCAGTAAATGGGGAATATGGCACTCTAATAACAAAAGAGTTTCCCGTGCCCACTACCTCAGATGACAAAAATGGAATCGGTTCAGGTTTTACTCACACACTAAATTCTTCGTCGCCTAAGGATGAGTTAGATGATGTGGAGGCCGAAGCAGCTTCCACTCATGAGAATGAACCACACTTCGAAGAACAAGGCAATATTTCTGTGGTAGAATCCTGTTCACCACTTTTAGACGATGGGGCTCGTCCACTGGAGGTCGCCAGCAGTGACCTTTCTGTCAAAGACATTGAGAAGTGTGATCCCGCCAGTGTGTCGTCACCGATGACGGATTCACCGGTTGCTGCCTCTGAACAAACAGATCTCCTCAATAGTTTGCTACAAGAAAGTATAGCTACAGACGGACAGAGCAGTGCACCTCAGGACCATGAGGCAAAGAATTGTGGAAGTTTCACTCTCAACGGCAAAGGCCGCTCACAAGAGAGAGCATTAGAACGGAAAATTCTTCCTCCCCGTCCTAGAAGGGGCATGCGACTAGAAGAAATAGTGCAGAATATCACTCCATCTCGACACAAAGCCTGCAGCGTCGGCAGTGCATCCACTAACAGAGGCAAGATTTTGGAACCACAGATCCCAGCTAGATGTCCTGGGAGTGAGGTGACATTTTCAGTTCAAGAATTCCCTTCATTTGATGCAGCAGTCTGCACAGAGGAGAGGCCACCCGAGAACCCAAGTAGTAGCTCAGAGTCGGACGTTCTCGCCGAGGCCAGACTATTAAGGAGCAAACCTCACACCTCAGACGAAAACGATCCTAAACCGTTCAGAGGTACTGTCATCTCCAAACCAATAGTTAGTACACTGAAAGGCTTTAGGCAGAAAAGAGCCGTCTGCTTCCGGGTTCATCCGTCGGCACCTGAACCGGTAAAGAAGGTTCCTAGGTCAACCTGTGAACCTGAACCAGTAAAGAAGGTTCTTAG GTCAACTTGCGAACCTGAACCAGTAAAGAAGGTTCTTAGGTCACCATGTGAACCTGAACCGGCGAAGAAGGTTCTTAGGTCGACGGCCCAGCCCAAGCCGTGCACACACAGTGCTATATCGCAGCAGAAAAATGTGTCACACCAAGCAGTGCCTATTGGTCCAAAAAAAGCCTGGACAAAAGACGCGTAA
- the si:dkey-94l16.4 gene encoding uncharacterized protein si:dkey-94l16.4 isoform X1, with protein METPAPEQADGLHLQPDISHSLPSAFELSRKLRDAPCNGNTLDALHMPFNKPNWYGINSGNKAVFQDPAPQNDQVQPDDAFSNTTVTLSYVNRSHIFSPHQSIGQLSPLCAPTVNGRLHAAPYEPNMPVSPQYEVPGRDQWDTSRGIWKDASAHESVPSSSKPGLALAESSVQTTCQKESDRALHRIEEAICQNGTAPATLCDHAGLQNNGHNHCESKSPLDEDEGDHMQNGMGDLVAEPWLDKATLNETVSAPASVCSSNPQGPSDAEDLGDGENISSLNDVESPVNGEYGTLITKEFPVPTTSDDKNGIGSGFTHTLNSSSPKDELDDVEAEAASTHENEPHFEEQGNISVVESCSPLLDDGARPLEVASSDLSVKDIEKCDPASVSSPMTDSPVAASEQTDLLNSLLQESIATDGQSSAPQDHEAKNCGSFTLNGKGRSQERALERKILPPRPRRGMRLEEIVQNITPSRHKACSVGSASTNRGKILEPQIPARCPGSEVTFSVQEFPSFDAAVCTEERPPENPSSSSESDVLAEARLLRSKPHTSDENDPKPFRGTVISKPIVSTLKGFRQKRAVCFRVHPSAPEPVKKVPRSTCEPEPVKKVLRSTCEPEPVKKVLRSPCEPEPAKKVLRSTCEPEPVKKVLRSPCEPEPVKKVLRSTAQPKPCTHSAISQQKNVSHQAVPIGPKKAWTKDA; from the exons ATGGAGACTCCAGCACCTGAGCAGGCTGATGGTTTACATCTCCAACCAGACATTTCCCACAGCCTCCCGTCAGCCTTTGAACTTTCCAGAAAGCTCCGAGATGCACCTTGTAATGGAAACACACTCGATGCCCTTCACATGCCCTTCAATAAACCCAACTGGTATGGCATCAACTCGGGTAACAAGGCTGTCTTCCAGGATCCTGCCCCGCAGAATGACCAGGTCCAGCCGGATGATGCCTTTTCTAATACGACGGTCACCCTGTCTTACGTGAACCGGTCTCATATTTTTTCTCCTCATCAGTCCATAGGACAGCTTTCTCCTCTGTGTGCTCCAACGGTCAATGGGAGACTACATGCTGCCCCTTATGAGCCTAACATGCCCGTTTCACCTCAGTATGAAGTGCCTGGTAGAGATCAGTGGGACACAAGCAGAGGTATTTGGAAGGATGCGAGTGCTCATGAGTCGGTGCCAAGCTCAAGCAAGCCTGGCCTTGCGTTAGCCGAGTCCAGCGTGCAGACCACTTGCCAGAAGGAAAGTGACAGGGCTTTACATCGTATAGAGGAGGCCATCTGTCAGAATGGAACTGCACCTGCAACACTGTGTGATCACGCAGGCCTTCAGAACAACGGACACAATCATTGTGAAAGCAAATCTCCTCTTGACGAGGACGAGGGGGACCACATGCAGAATGGGATGGGTGATTTAGTCGCCGAGCCGTGGCTCGATAAAGCGACGCTGAACGAAACTGTCAGTGCACCAGCAAGCGTCTGCTCGAGTAACCCACAGGGCCCTTCAGATGCAGAAGACCTTGGAGACGGGGAGAACATTTCAAGCCTTAACGACGTTGAAAGCCCAGTAAATGGGGAATATGGCACTCTAATAACAAAAGAGTTTCCCGTGCCCACTACCTCAGATGACAAAAATGGAATCGGTTCAGGTTTTACTCACACACTAAATTCTTCGTCGCCTAAGGATGAGTTAGATGATGTGGAGGCCGAAGCAGCTTCCACTCATGAGAATGAACCACACTTCGAAGAACAAGGCAATATTTCTGTGGTAGAATCCTGTTCACCACTTTTAGACGATGGGGCTCGTCCACTGGAGGTCGCCAGCAGTGACCTTTCTGTCAAAGACATTGAGAAGTGTGATCCCGCCAGTGTGTCGTCACCGATGACGGATTCACCGGTTGCTGCCTCTGAACAAACAGATCTCCTCAATAGTTTGCTACAAGAAAGTATAGCTACAGACGGACAGAGCAGTGCACCTCAGGACCATGAGGCAAAGAATTGTGGAAGTTTCACTCTCAACGGCAAAGGCCGCTCACAAGAGAGAGCATTAGAACGGAAAATTCTTCCTCCCCGTCCTAGAAGGGGCATGCGACTAGAAGAAATAGTGCAGAATATCACTCCATCTCGACACAAAGCCTGCAGCGTCGGCAGTGCATCCACTAACAGAGGCAAGATTTTGGAACCACAGATCCCAGCTAGATGTCCTGGGAGTGAGGTGACATTTTCAGTTCAAGAATTCCCTTCATTTGATGCAGCAGTCTGCACAGAGGAGAGGCCACCCGAGAACCCAAGTAGTAGCTCAGAGTCGGACGTTCTCGCCGAGGCCAGACTATTAAGGAGCAAACCTCACACCTCAGACGAAAACGATCCTAAACCGTTCAGAGGTACTGTCATCTCCAAACCAATAGTTAGTACACTGAAAGGCTTTAGGCAGAAAAGAGCCGTCTGCTTCCGGGTTCATCCGTCGGCACCTGAACCGGTAAAGAAGGTTCCTAGGTCAACCTGTGAACCTGAACCAGTAAAGAAGGTTCTTAGGTCAACTTGCGAACCTGAACCGGTAAAGAAGGTTCTTAGGTCACCATGTGAACCTGAACCGGCGAAGAAGGTTCTCAGGTCAACTTGCGAACCTGAACCAGTAAAGAAGGTTCTTCGGTCACCATGTGAACCTGAGCCGGTAAAGAAGGTTCTTAG GTCGACGGCCCAGCCCAAGCCGTGCACACACAGTGCTATATCGCAGCAGAAAAATGTGTCACACCAAGCAGTGCCTATTGGTCCAAAAAAAGCCTGGACAAAAGACGCGTAA
- the si:dkey-94l16.4 gene encoding uncharacterized protein si:dkey-94l16.4 isoform X7, translated as METPAPEQADGLHLQPDISHSLPSAFELSRKLRDAPCNGNTLDALHMPFNKPNWYGINSGNKAVFQDPAPQNDQVQPDDAFSNTTVTLSYVNRSHIFSPHQSIGQLSPLCAPTVNGRLHAAPYEPNMPVSPQYEVPGRDQWDTSRGIWKDASAHESVPSSSKPGLALAESSVQTTCQKESDRALHRIEEAICQNGTAPATLCDHAGLQNNGHNHCESKSPLDEDEGDHMQNGMGDLVAEPWLDKATLNETVSAPASVCSSNPQGPSDAEDLGDGENISSLNDVESPVNGEYGTLITKEFPVPTTSDDKNGIGSGFTHTLNSSSPKDELDDVEAEAASTHENEPHFEEQGNISVVESCSPLLDDGARPLEVASSDLSVKDIEKCDPASVSSPMTDSPVAASEQTDLLNSLLQESIATDGQSSAPQDHEAKNCGSFTLNGKGRSQERALERKILPPRPRRGMRLEEIVQNITPSRHKACSVGSASTNRGKILEPQIPARCPGSEVTFSVQEFPSFDAAVCTEERPPENPSSSSESDVLAEARLLRSKPHTSDENDPKPFRGTVISKPIVSTLKGFRQKRAVCFRVHPSAPEPVKKVPRSTCEPEPVKKVLRSTCEPEPVKKVLRSTAQPKPCTHSAISQQKNVSHQAVPIGPKKAWTKDA; from the exons ATGGAGACTCCAGCACCTGAGCAGGCTGATGGTTTACATCTCCAACCAGACATTTCCCACAGCCTCCCGTCAGCCTTTGAACTTTCCAGAAAGCTCCGAGATGCACCTTGTAATGGAAACACACTCGATGCCCTTCACATGCCCTTCAATAAACCCAACTGGTATGGCATCAACTCGGGTAACAAGGCTGTCTTCCAGGATCCTGCCCCGCAGAATGACCAGGTCCAGCCGGATGATGCCTTTTCTAATACGACGGTCACCCTGTCTTACGTGAACCGGTCTCATATTTTTTCTCCTCATCAGTCCATAGGACAGCTTTCTCCTCTGTGTGCTCCAACGGTCAATGGGAGACTACATGCTGCCCCTTATGAGCCTAACATGCCCGTTTCACCTCAGTATGAAGTGCCTGGTAGAGATCAGTGGGACACAAGCAGAGGTATTTGGAAGGATGCGAGTGCTCATGAGTCGGTGCCAAGCTCAAGCAAGCCTGGCCTTGCGTTAGCCGAGTCCAGCGTGCAGACCACTTGCCAGAAGGAAAGTGACAGGGCTTTACATCGTATAGAGGAGGCCATCTGTCAGAATGGAACTGCACCTGCAACACTGTGTGATCACGCAGGCCTTCAGAACAACGGACACAATCATTGTGAAAGCAAATCTCCTCTTGACGAGGACGAGGGGGACCACATGCAGAATGGGATGGGTGATTTAGTCGCCGAGCCGTGGCTCGATAAAGCGACGCTGAACGAAACTGTCAGTGCACCAGCAAGCGTCTGCTCGAGTAACCCACAGGGCCCTTCAGATGCAGAAGACCTTGGAGACGGGGAGAACATTTCAAGCCTTAACGACGTTGAAAGCCCAGTAAATGGGGAATATGGCACTCTAATAACAAAAGAGTTTCCCGTGCCCACTACCTCAGATGACAAAAATGGAATCGGTTCAGGTTTTACTCACACACTAAATTCTTCGTCGCCTAAGGATGAGTTAGATGATGTGGAGGCCGAAGCAGCTTCCACTCATGAGAATGAACCACACTTCGAAGAACAAGGCAATATTTCTGTGGTAGAATCCTGTTCACCACTTTTAGACGATGGGGCTCGTCCACTGGAGGTCGCCAGCAGTGACCTTTCTGTCAAAGACATTGAGAAGTGTGATCCCGCCAGTGTGTCGTCACCGATGACGGATTCACCGGTTGCTGCCTCTGAACAAACAGATCTCCTCAATAGTTTGCTACAAGAAAGTATAGCTACAGACGGACAGAGCAGTGCACCTCAGGACCATGAGGCAAAGAATTGTGGAAGTTTCACTCTCAACGGCAAAGGCCGCTCACAAGAGAGAGCATTAGAACGGAAAATTCTTCCTCCCCGTCCTAGAAGGGGCATGCGACTAGAAGAAATAGTGCAGAATATCACTCCATCTCGACACAAAGCCTGCAGCGTCGGCAGTGCATCCACTAACAGAGGCAAGATTTTGGAACCACAGATCCCAGCTAGATGTCCTGGGAGTGAGGTGACATTTTCAGTTCAAGAATTCCCTTCATTTGATGCAGCAGTCTGCACAGAGGAGAGGCCACCCGAGAACCCAAGTAGTAGCTCAGAGTCGGACGTTCTCGCCGAGGCCAGACTATTAAGGAGCAAACCTCACACCTCAGACGAAAACGATCCTAAACCGTTCAGAGGTACTGTCATCTCCAAACCAATAGTTAGTACACTGAAAGGCTTTAGGCAGAAAAGAGCCGTCTGCTTCCGGGTTCATCCGTCGGCACCTGAACCGGTAAAGAAGGTTCCTAGGTCAACCTGTGAACCTGAACCAGTAAAGAAGGTTCTTAGGTCAACTTGCGAACCTGAACCGGTAAAGAAGGTTCTTAG GTCGACGGCCCAGCCCAAGCCGTGCACACACAGTGCTATATCGCAGCAGAAAAATGTGTCACACCAAGCAGTGCCTATTGGTCCAAAAAAAGCCTGGACAAAAGACGCGTAA
- the si:dkey-94l16.4 gene encoding uncharacterized protein si:dkey-94l16.4 isoform X3 has translation METPAPEQADGLHLQPDISHSLPSAFELSRKLRDAPCNGNTLDALHMPFNKPNWYGINSGNKAVFQDPAPQNDQVQPDDAFSNTTVTLSYVNRSHIFSPHQSIGQLSPLCAPTVNGRLHAAPYEPNMPVSPQYEVPGRDQWDTSRGIWKDASAHESVPSSSKPGLALAESSVQTTCQKESDRALHRIEEAICQNGTAPATLCDHAGLQNNGHNHCESKSPLDEDEGDHMQNGMGDLVAEPWLDKATLNETVSAPASVCSSNPQGPSDAEDLGDGENISSLNDVESPVNGEYGTLITKEFPVPTTSDDKNGIGSGFTHTLNSSSPKDELDDVEAEAASTHENEPHFEEQGNISVVESCSPLLDDGARPLEVASSDLSVKDIEKCDPASVSSPMTDSPVAASEQTDLLNSLLQESIATDGQSSAPQDHEAKNCGSFTLNGKGRSQERALERKILPPRPRRGMRLEEIVQNITPSRHKACSVGSASTNRGKILEPQIPARCPGSEVTFSVQEFPSFDAAVCTEERPPENPSSSSESDVLAEARLLRSKPHTSDENDPKPFRGTVISKPIVSTLKGFRQKRAVCFRVHPSAPEPVKKVLRSTCEPEPVKKVLRSPCEPEPAKKVLRSTCEPEPVKKVLRSPCEPEPVKKVLRSTAQPKPCTHSAISQQKNVSHQAVPIGPKKAWTKDA, from the exons ATGGAGACTCCAGCACCTGAGCAGGCTGATGGTTTACATCTCCAACCAGACATTTCCCACAGCCTCCCGTCAGCCTTTGAACTTTCCAGAAAGCTCCGAGATGCACCTTGTAATGGAAACACACTCGATGCCCTTCACATGCCCTTCAATAAACCCAACTGGTATGGCATCAACTCGGGTAACAAGGCTGTCTTCCAGGATCCTGCCCCGCAGAATGACCAGGTCCAGCCGGATGATGCCTTTTCTAATACGACGGTCACCCTGTCTTACGTGAACCGGTCTCATATTTTTTCTCCTCATCAGTCCATAGGACAGCTTTCTCCTCTGTGTGCTCCAACGGTCAATGGGAGACTACATGCTGCCCCTTATGAGCCTAACATGCCCGTTTCACCTCAGTATGAAGTGCCTGGTAGAGATCAGTGGGACACAAGCAGAGGTATTTGGAAGGATGCGAGTGCTCATGAGTCGGTGCCAAGCTCAAGCAAGCCTGGCCTTGCGTTAGCCGAGTCCAGCGTGCAGACCACTTGCCAGAAGGAAAGTGACAGGGCTTTACATCGTATAGAGGAGGCCATCTGTCAGAATGGAACTGCACCTGCAACACTGTGTGATCACGCAGGCCTTCAGAACAACGGACACAATCATTGTGAAAGCAAATCTCCTCTTGACGAGGACGAGGGGGACCACATGCAGAATGGGATGGGTGATTTAGTCGCCGAGCCGTGGCTCGATAAAGCGACGCTGAACGAAACTGTCAGTGCACCAGCAAGCGTCTGCTCGAGTAACCCACAGGGCCCTTCAGATGCAGAAGACCTTGGAGACGGGGAGAACATTTCAAGCCTTAACGACGTTGAAAGCCCAGTAAATGGGGAATATGGCACTCTAATAACAAAAGAGTTTCCCGTGCCCACTACCTCAGATGACAAAAATGGAATCGGTTCAGGTTTTACTCACACACTAAATTCTTCGTCGCCTAAGGATGAGTTAGATGATGTGGAGGCCGAAGCAGCTTCCACTCATGAGAATGAACCACACTTCGAAGAACAAGGCAATATTTCTGTGGTAGAATCCTGTTCACCACTTTTAGACGATGGGGCTCGTCCACTGGAGGTCGCCAGCAGTGACCTTTCTGTCAAAGACATTGAGAAGTGTGATCCCGCCAGTGTGTCGTCACCGATGACGGATTCACCGGTTGCTGCCTCTGAACAAACAGATCTCCTCAATAGTTTGCTACAAGAAAGTATAGCTACAGACGGACAGAGCAGTGCACCTCAGGACCATGAGGCAAAGAATTGTGGAAGTTTCACTCTCAACGGCAAAGGCCGCTCACAAGAGAGAGCATTAGAACGGAAAATTCTTCCTCCCCGTCCTAGAAGGGGCATGCGACTAGAAGAAATAGTGCAGAATATCACTCCATCTCGACACAAAGCCTGCAGCGTCGGCAGTGCATCCACTAACAGAGGCAAGATTTTGGAACCACAGATCCCAGCTAGATGTCCTGGGAGTGAGGTGACATTTTCAGTTCAAGAATTCCCTTCATTTGATGCAGCAGTCTGCACAGAGGAGAGGCCACCCGAGAACCCAAGTAGTAGCTCAGAGTCGGACGTTCTCGCCGAGGCCAGACTATTAAGGAGCAAACCTCACACCTCAGACGAAAACGATCCTAAACCGTTCAGAGGTACTGTCATCTCCAAACCAATAGTTAGTACACTGAAAGGCTTTAGGCAGAAAAGAGCCGTCTGCTTCCGGGTTCATCCGTCGGCACCTGAACCGGTAAAGAAG GTTCTTAGGTCAACTTGCGAACCTGAACCGGTAAAGAAGGTTCTTAGGTCACCATGTGAACCTGAACCGGCGAAGAAGGTTCTCAGGTCAACTTGCGAACCTGAACCAGTAAAGAAGGTTCTTCGGTCACCATGTGAACCTGAGCCGGTAAAGAAGGTTCTTAG GTCGACGGCCCAGCCCAAGCCGTGCACACACAGTGCTATATCGCAGCAGAAAAATGTGTCACACCAAGCAGTGCCTATTGGTCCAAAAAAAGCCTGGACAAAAGACGCGTAA
- the si:dkey-94l16.4 gene encoding uncharacterized protein si:dkey-94l16.4 isoform X2, which translates to METPAPEQADGLHLQPDISHSLPSAFELSRKLRDAPCNGNTLDALHMPFNKPNWYGINSGNKAVFQDPAPQNDQVQPDDAFSNTTVTLSYVNRSHIFSPHQSIGQLSPLCAPTVNGRLHAAPYEPNMPVSPQYEVPGRDQWDTSRGIWKDASAHESVPSSSKPGLALAESSVQTTCQKESDRALHRIEEAICQNGTAPATLCDHAGLQNNGHNHCESKSPLDEDEGDHMQNGMGDLVAEPWLDKATLNETVSAPASVCSSNPQGPSDAEDLGDGENISSLNDVESPVNGEYGTLITKEFPVPTTSDDKNGIGSGFTHTLNSSSPKDELDDVEAEAASTHENEPHFEEQGNISVVESCSPLLDDGARPLEVASSDLSVKDIEKCDPASVSSPMTDSPVAASEQTDLLNSLLQESIATDGQSSAPQDHEAKNCGSFTLNGKGRSQERALERKILPPRPRRGMRLEEIVQNITPSRHKACSVGSASTNRGKILEPQIPARCPGSEVTFSVQEFPSFDAAVCTEERPPENPSSSSESDVLAEARLLRSKPHTSDENDPKPFRGTVISKPIVSTLKGFRQKRAVCFRVHPSAPEPVKKVPRSTCEPEPVKKVLRSTCEPEPVKKVLRSPCEPEPVKKVLRSTCEPEPVKKVLRSPCEPEPAKKVLRSTAQPKPCTHSAISQQKNVSHQAVPIGPKKAWTKDA; encoded by the exons ATGGAGACTCCAGCACCTGAGCAGGCTGATGGTTTACATCTCCAACCAGACATTTCCCACAGCCTCCCGTCAGCCTTTGAACTTTCCAGAAAGCTCCGAGATGCACCTTGTAATGGAAACACACTCGATGCCCTTCACATGCCCTTCAATAAACCCAACTGGTATGGCATCAACTCGGGTAACAAGGCTGTCTTCCAGGATCCTGCCCCGCAGAATGACCAGGTCCAGCCGGATGATGCCTTTTCTAATACGACGGTCACCCTGTCTTACGTGAACCGGTCTCATATTTTTTCTCCTCATCAGTCCATAGGACAGCTTTCTCCTCTGTGTGCTCCAACGGTCAATGGGAGACTACATGCTGCCCCTTATGAGCCTAACATGCCCGTTTCACCTCAGTATGAAGTGCCTGGTAGAGATCAGTGGGACACAAGCAGAGGTATTTGGAAGGATGCGAGTGCTCATGAGTCGGTGCCAAGCTCAAGCAAGCCTGGCCTTGCGTTAGCCGAGTCCAGCGTGCAGACCACTTGCCAGAAGGAAAGTGACAGGGCTTTACATCGTATAGAGGAGGCCATCTGTCAGAATGGAACTGCACCTGCAACACTGTGTGATCACGCAGGCCTTCAGAACAACGGACACAATCATTGTGAAAGCAAATCTCCTCTTGACGAGGACGAGGGGGACCACATGCAGAATGGGATGGGTGATTTAGTCGCCGAGCCGTGGCTCGATAAAGCGACGCTGAACGAAACTGTCAGTGCACCAGCAAGCGTCTGCTCGAGTAACCCACAGGGCCCTTCAGATGCAGAAGACCTTGGAGACGGGGAGAACATTTCAAGCCTTAACGACGTTGAAAGCCCAGTAAATGGGGAATATGGCACTCTAATAACAAAAGAGTTTCCCGTGCCCACTACCTCAGATGACAAAAATGGAATCGGTTCAGGTTTTACTCACACACTAAATTCTTCGTCGCCTAAGGATGAGTTAGATGATGTGGAGGCCGAAGCAGCTTCCACTCATGAGAATGAACCACACTTCGAAGAACAAGGCAATATTTCTGTGGTAGAATCCTGTTCACCACTTTTAGACGATGGGGCTCGTCCACTGGAGGTCGCCAGCAGTGACCTTTCTGTCAAAGACATTGAGAAGTGTGATCCCGCCAGTGTGTCGTCACCGATGACGGATTCACCGGTTGCTGCCTCTGAACAAACAGATCTCCTCAATAGTTTGCTACAAGAAAGTATAGCTACAGACGGACAGAGCAGTGCACCTCAGGACCATGAGGCAAAGAATTGTGGAAGTTTCACTCTCAACGGCAAAGGCCGCTCACAAGAGAGAGCATTAGAACGGAAAATTCTTCCTCCCCGTCCTAGAAGGGGCATGCGACTAGAAGAAATAGTGCAGAATATCACTCCATCTCGACACAAAGCCTGCAGCGTCGGCAGTGCATCCACTAACAGAGGCAAGATTTTGGAACCACAGATCCCAGCTAGATGTCCTGGGAGTGAGGTGACATTTTCAGTTCAAGAATTCCCTTCATTTGATGCAGCAGTCTGCACAGAGGAGAGGCCACCCGAGAACCCAAGTAGTAGCTCAGAGTCGGACGTTCTCGCCGAGGCCAGACTATTAAGGAGCAAACCTCACACCTCAGACGAAAACGATCCTAAACCGTTCAGAGGTACTGTCATCTCCAAACCAATAGTTAGTACACTGAAAGGCTTTAGGCAGAAAAGAGCCGTCTGCTTCCGGGTTCATCCGTCGGCACCTGAACCGGTAAAGAAGGTTCCTAGGTCAACCTGTGAACCTGAACCAGTAAAGAAGGTTCTTAGGTCAACTTGCGAACCTGAACCGGTAAAGAAG GTTCTTCGGTCACCATGTGAACCTGAGCCGGTAAAGAAGGTTCTTAGGTCAACTTGCGAACCTGAACCAGTAAAGAAGGTTCTTAGGTCACCATGTGAACCTGAACCGGCGAAGAAGGTTCTTAGGTCGACGGCCCAGCCCAAGCCGTGCACACACAGTGCTATATCGCAGCAGAAAAATGTGTCACACCAAGCAGTGCCTATTGGTCCAAAAAAAGCCTGGACAAAAGACGCGTAA